In Rhizophagus irregularis chromosome 12, complete sequence, a single window of DNA contains:
- a CDS encoding uncharacterized protein (MEROPS:MER0013565): MENDGVLTSEPIKVDEFTKPLEGTSEESISLSDGGIREATEAEILDSLGEEENLSGSPRPQPRPKPGRNNACNVNNDKENTGTGEVTKRISSWFSSFWVSSHDTNGEVSDKDDPEFARFKQGLLDSLNNGSTPEPISQISKDNSIWLMGVCYEVSGDRNSSESNGSFYEGSHYYYTTPGSFPHLSMQQQTLSPTNFPAEFYQDFTSRIWCTYRHNYAPIKPTHFTNDGGWGCMLRSSQSLLANALIIQFLGREWRRINRGEDSWDRYVEILAWFIDDMSSRCPFSVHRVALLGKQLGKNIGEWFGPLTASQVIKALVEDYSAAQLSVHVVTDGVVYKNEVYKVAKNNRSGRDFFQSVLILVSTRLGTDNLNPKYYDALKAYFRFPHSVGIAGGKPSSSYYFIGTQGDDLFYLDPHHSRPALELKAIQEFTEEEMATFHCDTLRKIPISQLDPSMLLGFYCQNSEEFENFCNLVEEISKDHMPVFTIEQEEPVYNSDVDFISEDDELGNSEKEEEDIVDVAENEAEL, translated from the exons ATGGAGAACGATGGGGTTTTGACTTCTGAACCCATTAAAGTTGACGAGTTTACAAAACCTCTTGAAGGTACTTCTGAAGAATCCATCTCTCTGTCTGACGGCGGGATCCGTGAGGCGACTGAAGCTGAGATATTAGATAGTCTTGGTGAAGAGGAGAATTTGTCCGGTTCACCCAGACCACAACCAAGACCAAAACCCGGGCGTAACAATGCTTgtaatgtaaataatgataaagaaaacACGGGGACAGGTGAAGTTACCAAAAGGATATCGAGCTGGTTTAGTTCTTTTTGGGTCTCTTCTCATGATACGAACGGGGAAGTGTCTGATAAGGACGATCCCGAGTTTGCTCGTTTCAAGCAAGGATTACTTGATAGTTTAAATAACGGATCAACACCAGAACCTATTAGTCAAATATCAAAAGATAATTCAATTTGGTTGATGGGTGTTTGTTATGAAGTCAGTGGTGATCGTAATTCAAGTGAATCTAACGGTTCTTTCTATGAAGGATCACATTATTATTACACTACACCCGGATCTTTTCCGCATCTTTCAATGCAACAACAGACATTATCGCCAACTAATTTCCCAGCTGAATTTTATCAAGATTTTACTTCACGGATATGGTGTACATATAGACACAATTATGCACCTATAAAACCAACACACTTTACAAATGATGGAGGATGGGGTTGTATGTTAAGGTCAAGTCAATCATTGCTTGCAAATGCTTTAATAATTCAGTTTTTGGGCAGAG AATGGCGAAGAATAAATAGAGGTGAAGATTCATGGGATAGATATGTAGAG ATTCTTGCATGGTTTATAGATGACATGTCATCACGATGCCCCTTTTCCGTTCATCGTGTCGCTCTATTAGGTAAACAACTTGGAAAGAATATTGGTGAATGGTTTGGTCCTCTAACCGCCTCCCAAGTTATAAA aGCTTTGGTAGAAGATTATTCAGCCGCACAATTAAGTGTACACGTTGTAACAGATGGAgtagtatataaaaatgaagtaTACAAGGTAGCAAAAAATAATCGATCTGGAAGGGATTTTTTTCAGTCCGTTTTGATTCTCGTCTCCACACGGTTGGGAACCGATAACCTCAATCCAAAATATTATGATGCTTTAAAG GCTTATTTTAGATTTCCACATAGTGTAGGAATAGCCGG AGGAAAGCCGTCTTCTTCGTATTACTTTATTGGAACACAAG gaGATGACTTATTTTATCTTGATCCACATCATTCAAGGCCAGCGTTAGAATTGAAAGCCATACAAGAATTCACTGAAGAA gAAATGGCAACTTTTCATTGTGATACATTACGTAAAATACCAATTTCACAATTGGATCCTTCCATGTTGCTGGGATTTTATTGTCAGAATAGTGAAGAATTTGAGAATTTTTGTAATCTCGTTGAAGAG ATCAGCAAAGATCACATGCCTGTTTTTACTATTGAACAAGAAGAACCAGTTTATAACAGTGACGTGGATTTCATTTCAGAAGATGATGAGCTAGGTAATTCTGAAAAGGAAGAAGAGGATATAGTAGATGTAGCTGAAAATGAAGCagaattgtga